The Peromyscus maniculatus bairdii isolate BWxNUB_F1_BW_parent chromosome 3, HU_Pman_BW_mat_3.1, whole genome shotgun sequence genome segment GAATACGTCCCGGTTATTCCTGCTGCAGGCTCGCAAACGCTTTCAGCTTACACCATCTATTTGGAATCTGAACACTGCCCAtatagtggggggtggggtgggaggaagcccTTAGCTATCCTTCTGGAATGAGAGATGCTCTTCTGGCCAGCTTTCCGGGCACTGAGCACAGAGTGGCATTGTTTCCCTGGGTGATTCTGAAATGCCTGCTACCCAGACCAGGCCCAGAGTATGCTGAGAATGCAGCCCACTGCCAGGCTGTTCTCACTTGAGATCCGAAGCATCCTTTTCCATATCTACCCTGAGCAGTCGTGCTCAGGATTCATGGCCACTTCATCCAATACCTTCTGTTGAGGTGCTTATACTGCTGATGCACCCCTAGGCCTTTAGCACCAGTACGCTGCATCACACGCAAAATACACCATAGGGTCTTTGCTGAAGGCTGAACCCTTTGTTGGGTGCAAGGGAAGCTGAGCTGATGTCTTCTGTTCCTTTGGGGCTTAGCAAGTTGGGTCTGCATTCTTGTGGAGAATGGAGAGCCATGATCTGTTTTTCCCAGTCTGGCCAAGAAGGAAGAGCCTGCGTTGATTCCATATGGCAAAGCCTCATTTGTGCCGTCCTGGAGGTCTCCACAGATCTGACTTGGTACACTGTCTCATAGTTCTGAAGCCCAAGTCACCACTGAGATGTGCAGAGCAGCTGACCAATGAGTACCCTGAGTTCTCTACAGGGACCATGGCTATTAGGAATCCTCTGGCAGGTCCATCCATCATCTGTAGACCTCTAGCTGAGGGGCTCAGAACAGGTCGGTGGCCatgagagaaggcagaaagagcggggtctgagagggaggagggatgatggGGGTCGTGTCAGAGGCAGTTTCCTCTGGTCCGCTGTCACTGTCATCCAGACCTTCCGTGAGGGACGGGACGATTCTGACCACGTTGTCTTCAAAGTGTACCTGCTTCTTCTTGGCCAAGGAGTCAGCTGGCTCCAGCGCCAGTTCCATTAAGGTATCTTGGGCCTGCAGGACACGCGGCTTCTTGGTCCCCTTCAGGATGCTCTTCATGTGGATGAAGAATGAGCCAGGCCCCTCCTTGAGGGCTCCCTGGAAAGTATACGTTTGCTCAGTGTCCCCAGAGCCTGTGGTGCTCACAATGCTGCTGGACGGGTCTGTGTACTGCTCTGTGGGGGCCGGCACCTCTGGGGtagcctttcttttcttccgCTTGCTCAGCAGGAAGTAGGCCAGGCCAGTGATGATCAGCATGGAGCCTGGAAGAGATCTGGGAGGTCAAGATACTGCACAGACATGCCATGGAGGAAAACtagaggctgagcaagcctttcTCTCCACAGAGCCTCTGCTGTGCCATGTTGTACAGCCATGATCAGCACCCTAATAGGTCCAGCCTTCACATAGCCACATTAGACTCAGGCTGACATGATGACATGATAAGGCTAAAAAAGGTTAAAACAGGTCCAGTGCTACGGGGCCAGGGTACCAAAGAGGGCTCTGCCTGCCCCTTGGGGGATCATTGTGATCTCTATGCCCAAGTCCCCTCCCTTCACATGGAGAGTTGGTCTCGATACTGACCGCCCGACTTCCATCACTACTCTTAGCTTCCTTCTCAGGGTGGATTCTTGGGACAAGGCATGTAATGGCTTTGCTAGATATGGATGCTGCTGCGGCTCCTGAATCTGTCGGATGTCTTCTCACTCCTGGAAATGTGGAGACTCCCCAGTTCCCACCCAGGAATCTTGGGGAGATGTGAATCTCCCATGTTCAGTAGCACAGAGAAT includes the following:
- the Tmem72 gene encoding transmembrane protein 72 isoform X2 → MLLSVACFLHPVLVWHVTIPGSMLIITGLAYFLLSKRKKRKATPEVPAPTEQYTDPSSSIVSTTGSGDTEQTYTFQGALKEGPGSFFIHMKSILKGTKKPRVLQAQDTLMELALEPADSLAKKKQVHFEDNVVRIVPSLTEGLDDSDSGPEETASDTTPIIPPPSQTPLFLPSLMATDLF
- the Tmem72 gene encoding transmembrane protein 72 isoform X1; translation: MKLQVFWTGLEYTCRLLGITTAAVLIGVGTETFLRGQFKSLAFYLLFTGVTISVCEGTYFVAQLLTICFKCQPGSLAHRAREKAHWLGCFQKFLAYMLLSVACFLHPVLVWHVTIPGSMLIITGLAYFLLSKRKKRKATPEVPAPTEQYTDPSSSIVSTTGSGDTEQTYTFQGALKEGPGSFFIHMKSILKGTKKPRVLQAQDTLMELALEPADSLAKKKQVHFEDNVVRIVPSLTEGLDDSDSGPEETASDTTPIIPPPSQTPLFLPSLMATDLF